A genomic region of Microlunatus sagamiharensis contains the following coding sequences:
- a CDS encoding TetR/AcrR family transcriptional regulator has translation MPRANLSSHVVVSAAAELADEVGFEEVTLSAVARRLGVQTASLYNHVRDRSELLAGLHEFALVELADEIADGVAGKAGRDALVGLAEAQRTFARKHPGRWAALQQPASSTTATSAGAVRVATLTMAVLRGYDVPEAELVHVTRFLGATVNGFLALERSGGFAHRDPGTDVSWQRALTALDAVVCAWPTTPDGAPA, from the coding sequence ATGCCTCGAGCAAACCTCTCCTCGCACGTCGTCGTCTCGGCGGCGGCGGAGCTGGCCGACGAGGTCGGGTTCGAGGAGGTCACGCTCTCGGCCGTCGCCCGGCGGCTCGGGGTGCAGACGGCGAGCCTCTACAACCACGTGCGGGACCGTAGCGAGCTCCTCGCCGGGCTCCACGAGTTCGCCCTCGTCGAGCTGGCTGACGAGATCGCCGACGGCGTCGCGGGCAAGGCCGGACGGGACGCGCTCGTCGGGCTGGCCGAGGCGCAGCGAACCTTCGCCCGCAAGCACCCGGGACGCTGGGCGGCTCTGCAGCAGCCGGCGTCGTCGACGACGGCGACCTCGGCCGGTGCTGTCCGCGTCGCCACGCTGACCATGGCCGTGCTGCGCGGCTACGACGTCCCCGAGGCCGAGCTCGTGCACGTCACGCGCTTCCTCGGCGCGACCGTCAACGGCTTCCTCGCGCTCGAGCGCTCGGGCGGGTTCGCGCACCGCGACCCCGGCACCGACGTCTCCTGGCAGCGAGCCCTCACCGCGCTGGACGCCGTCGTCTGCGCCTGGCCGACCACTCCCGATGGAGCACCAGCATGA
- the manA gene encoding mannose-6-phosphate isomerase, class I, whose product MILRMKGVVQPYAWGSKTFLPELLGTEPTDEPQAELWLGAHPSAPATLDGRSIDEVIAADPEGVLGKASVEEFGPRLSYLLKVLAADEPLSLQAHPSRQQAEEGYAREEKAGVARDAKDRLFKDDWPKPELLCALIESEALCGFRSPSTTYALVAQLGAFRTRELLAPLADESVPEPERIEQVFSKVMRLEDPESYVSELRTAANSLDAGSSDADVALLADTVRRLSDPYPADPGVLAALLMNRVKLQPGEAMFLDAGNLHAYLHGAGIEIMANSDNVLRGGLTSKHVDVEELVSILDFRPIADDRIEPEPVSPGVVRYPTPATEFALWRVSPSGSSVDVPATESGRALVMVEGSITLSSEGSEITVERGQAAFVEAATAAAASGDGTGFLAGPGL is encoded by the coding sequence GTGATCCTGCGCATGAAGGGCGTCGTGCAGCCGTACGCCTGGGGCTCGAAGACCTTCCTCCCCGAGCTGCTCGGCACCGAGCCGACCGACGAGCCGCAGGCCGAGCTCTGGCTGGGCGCGCACCCGAGCGCGCCCGCGACCCTCGACGGCCGCTCGATCGACGAGGTCATCGCCGCCGACCCCGAGGGCGTGCTGGGCAAGGCTTCGGTCGAGGAGTTCGGGCCGCGGCTGTCCTACCTGCTCAAGGTCCTGGCCGCCGACGAGCCGCTGTCGCTCCAGGCGCACCCCTCGCGCCAACAGGCCGAGGAGGGCTACGCCCGCGAGGAGAAGGCCGGCGTCGCCCGTGACGCCAAGGACCGGCTCTTCAAGGACGACTGGCCCAAGCCCGAGCTGCTCTGCGCGCTCATCGAGTCCGAGGCGCTGTGCGGCTTCCGCTCCCCCAGCACGACGTACGCCCTCGTCGCTCAGCTCGGCGCCTTCCGGACGCGTGAGCTGCTCGCGCCGCTCGCCGACGAGTCGGTGCCGGAGCCCGAGCGCATCGAGCAGGTCTTCTCTAAGGTGATGCGGCTCGAGGACCCGGAGTCGTACGTGTCGGAGCTCCGCACCGCGGCCAACTCGCTCGACGCGGGCTCGTCTGACGCCGATGTCGCGCTACTTGCCGACACCGTGCGGCGGCTGTCCGACCCCTACCCAGCCGACCCCGGCGTCCTGGCCGCACTGCTCATGAACCGGGTGAAGCTGCAGCCCGGCGAGGCGATGTTCCTCGACGCGGGCAACCTGCACGCCTACCTGCACGGCGCCGGCATCGAGATCATGGCCAACTCCGACAACGTCCTGCGCGGCGGGCTGACCAGCAAGCACGTCGACGTCGAGGAGCTCGTCTCCATCCTGGACTTCCGCCCGATCGCCGACGACCGCATCGAGCCTGAGCCCGTCTCCCCCGGCGTCGTCCGGTACCCGACGCCGGCGACGGAGTTCGCGCTGTGGCGCGTGTCGCCGTCCGGCTCCTCGGTCGACGTGCCGGCGACCGAGTCCGGGCGCGCGCTCGTCATGGTCGAAGGTTCGATCACTCTGTCGTCCGAGGGCTCGGAAATCACCGTCGAGCGCGGACAGGCGGCGTTCGTCGAGGCGGCCACCGCGGCGGCCGCCTCGGGCGACGGCACGGGCTTCCTCGCCGGCCCTGGTCTCTGA
- a CDS encoding DUF3263 domain-containing protein, whose product MAIPDQQTQTTAHAPGLSDRDAEILAFERQWWKFAGAKEQAVREKFQMSATRYYQVLNALIDKPEALAVDPLLVKRLRRLRETRQRARSAKRLGFDLNR is encoded by the coding sequence ATGGCGATTCCCGACCAGCAGACGCAGACGACGGCGCACGCGCCCGGGCTGAGCGACCGCGACGCGGAGATCCTCGCCTTCGAGCGGCAGTGGTGGAAGTTCGCCGGCGCCAAGGAGCAGGCCGTCCGGGAGAAGTTCCAGATGTCGGCCACGCGCTACTACCAGGTGCTCAACGCCCTCATCGACAAGCCCGAGGCCCTCGCTGTCGACCCGCTGCTGGTCAAGCGCCTCCGCCGCCTGCGCGAGACGCGGCAGCGGGCACGTTCGGCCAAGCGGCTGGGGTTCGACCTCAACCGCTGA